The Amaranthus tricolor cultivar Red isolate AtriRed21 chromosome 2, ASM2621246v1, whole genome shotgun sequence genome contains the following window.
GCGAGGATCTACGTGACAGTCTAGAAAAATCAGTTAAGGGTAGTGGGATTGCTCTATCATCTCCAAGACTAGTAGTTCCGGCAGCAATATATGGATTTTGGGTTCTACTTCACAAGAACTTTGCTAGTGACCTTTTCGATTTACAGGTAATTCATCGTCTCGTGAACGTAATTTATCAACAAGGGTTTAACCTTGAAGTATTTAAGTCCTGACCGTTCTTAATTCTGATTTTTTGTTAGATCGTGCCTGCTATGTTGGGAATGTTCGCTTACAAAGCTGCTGCACTCGTACAAGTTTATCGAGATAACGAAGACTTGAAACTTATCTTTCCCGACTCTGATGACTGAAATTTCATGTTTTGGTTAGAGCATTGAGCATCTATGCTGCTGTGGTCCAAAACTTCAGTGCTGGAACTTGGAGCAGGCGATTTTAATTGTTCGATGATCCGCCTGGCATGTGCTCCAAGCACTATGAATGTATTACCTATGTATGAATGTTACTTTGTATCATAGAATTTGATAGGAGGCTCATTTAGTACAGAGATTCACCAGTTGAACCTTTTAGTACATCAAAAAACCACAATTTTGTATTCATTGTTTAGAGAATTTGATAGAAAGAGGTGGTTTTGAGATGTAATTTGGCACTAGAGTACGGTATAAGGTATTGTTTCAATTGGAGCAAAAACTATTTTACCCGGATAAAGCTTTGAGTTTGATTCTCATTTAGTCTTTCATTTCTCTCAGTCTACCGTGTAATAAAAAAAGGTATGGTTCTGGCACCATGAGAAGGGTGAAAACGAGCTCAAGTACTCAACAAAAGCTAGCCTAAAGCCTACCTTCAAAAGGCCACATAAAATTCTTACCTAATCCCATATCAAAATTCTTCTCAAAGAAATACTAATGGTTTTGCATAGCATAAACCCTGCACAAAGAACTTGCGTATCGACGCAAATAGTTAAGGTAAAATTAAGCTTCTAATAAGTTCAAAGAATCAAACGTAGAAATCTTTAATGATCTAACACTGAACGCTTGATGGAATGAATAAACAAAACTCCATTCTTCAATCTCTATCCCCAACAAAACATCACCGTATATGCATAAACAAAATATCCCCAACAAGAAGCGTCCTCCACGAGATAACCTTAACCTTTACAGCTTTACCACAAGAATCCCTCAATCCCTTCCTAGAATGCAACaccaaaaacaaaagtaaaacaCAACCACACTAAACCATATCACAGTATCGTAGACACTCCGGCACTACCCTAGAGGCTAAAACCCCAGCTATTTTGAGCCGTATCGCAACAGAAAACAGCCTGCAGTGTACAGAATCACTAAATGTAGCTTAATGTCAATCACCATCCTGCAGCTATTCAACACATAATCAACCTGTTCAAATATCTCGTACCAGCTATCACGACGGTAACACAATAGCAAATTCAATAACTTCGACAGCTATCACACATATGCAGCAAACCACTATAAAATGAACAAAGCATACAAACTTCCGGTGGAGAACAAGTTACTTGAGTCTTCAGCATAAACGCTCTCCTCATACTCCAATTACAAGTTCATAAAACTACAATTTCTACTACAACCAATCCACATCATCCCTGTTTATCCATGAATCACGATTACACCAAAAATACATCCCCAAACAGCACCCAAGAAAATCAAGGTTAATTACAAAGGTGAATAACAAACTGCTGTTAACTTTAAATTTCCTAGAAAAATAATGATCACCCCCATAGGCATATACACATTCTGAtcattcaacaaaatataaatCACCCAATTCTATATTGGCATTAAGAAATAAATGTATACTACTAATCAATCCATagaaataatgtaaaacatCACCATGAGACACCATTAATACATCACAAAACAACTAAGATAATTCAATATGCAATGcgaattaatttcaaattttcataaaagaCCTAATTCCTCCTAATTATGCACATtatgaacaatcaacaaatgTAAATCGAATAATGAATAGAAAATAACAATGCAAATCACCACAAAATAACACCATTGATCCATCAGAAAGCAACTAAGATATCATATCATAATTTTGTAATCCGAAAGTTAAAACTTCATAAATTACGGTAAACGGAGAAGAGGCTCATAATTCCAATAAAATTAAACCTAAACGGAAAaggcaaaaataatataaaggtccaaaaataacacaaaatggcttttttttcttcttcgcGAATCCtctctcttcttcttcaacGGTAAGACTTCTGGAATCTAGCACGAGCACCGCGACCACCAAACTTCTTCGGCTCACAACGACGAGGATCAGCAACAAGCAAAGTACGATCATACCTAACAAGAATGTCCTTTATCTCCTTCTTCTGTTGTTCATCAACAAATTTCTGGTAATAAGCAACAAGAGCTTTAGCAATACTTTGACGAATAGCGTAGATTTGCGATGTATGACCTCCTCCTTTGACACGGATCCTCATATCGACGCCATTGAAGCGTTGACGACCAAGAAGAAGGATAGGCTCAAACACTTTGTAACGGAGAATTTCAGGTTGAATCAATTCAATTGGGGTTCCATTGATCTTGATTAAACCCCGACCAGCTTTGCAGTAAGTTACTGCTACTGCTGTCTTCTTACGACCGAAACATTGCACTGATTTCAATGGTGTTGGTGCGTCTGTCGCCATTGTAAACGATTTCGAGCTTTTcgatctctctctctctccctctTGCGGCGAATGAAGCAATTTAAGGGGGAGGCGATAAAAATGGGGATGGTTATTAGGTTTTTTTTGTTGATGGTGGATGTAAAAACGGGAGTTAGGGTTTTGAATTGATGGAAGAATTTGGACCGCTTTTGTATTTTGGGCCGTAATTTTATCTTTCGGTAGGTCTCTTAAGAGACGCTCTCCAAGCCCGACTAattcataattattaaaatagataagataaattattaaaaaaatcaggGAATAAGacgaaaatcaacttatttctaaaaGTAAGTGTCTAATTTTCAAACCTGATATTTGGTTCTAaaagtaactgcgaacaggtgctTGACTTTttgtaacggtccggtttaagtgactcggaaatccatatgaaaatacaaattccgatTCACTTTTTGGACTCTAGAGAAAACTTTTCTCTAGGACCGTCAACGTTccttcgataaagaaatatagataaacAGAAAACAAAATCAATGTGAAAggtaataagtcagcggaagctctaacgtacaactcgagagcctagagGCCTCTAAACAAACTAATCGAAacagcggaagcgaaaagaaaactatctcttttgttacattaattcagagtttctttctactcataatctaataccAAAGGTAAAACATAGTCGTGATTATTACGGTTTCTACGTCGAGATCGCACACccgaccccacctgcaatcaacctaccagTCGTCGTAAGACAGCaccagtaggttccaaagaaacaatcaatacacgtcagagacttcatacaaatatcaatcaggttgaatacaagcagaaagttcatcctagcatgcataagCTCTacacatttttattaattaatctcaacttgtaacgttgcccgtcctgttcaggtcgttcaagtataaaaccAATccatttggtggaatacacttgggagagctaatcccaaggcaaccaccgacctaagacgttgcccgtcctgttcggatcgccaaaggctaaagtatgcatacccccatggtgaccgtaatgatccaaaactgccatgggaacaataattataataatccaaaccaatacgttaactcttttgggtaacataaccaaacgtcaacccctttgagtgacaaacacataaattcacaattttcagttaattatttcatattatttgagaagtctaatccttatgtgacttacaatgccttgattagaaatgaaacaacactccttgcacaaccacataaacagtatggtctaagcgtgtacctttacgCGCTGCAAATAACATTGCTCAAGCACAACCGAAATTTTGCCCTTTtataaatcgaggtcctaaataacacacacaaaacgaccgcgtattagaacgtgtttacacatttaatccactccatactctaaaatatcactaagacttgataacttttaattgtttacatccaaatcccaatagttccaaattacaaattctgaccagaaactttaagggccatttcggacagattagaaaattcaaatgaaaaatccgacttcgccattgcgttcggaacgcgtcaattaccttgggtaccaaatttcataatttctaacatccatttactatttttaattattttaagcgtttaacgagtttttaacgcaacgaTGTTTAAAACAACGgaaaacgactaacgtttccgagTCGGTACCTCTAACGAGGTGGAACAGCTGCTGCCGCctacatttatatattattatttttttttttattcattattattattagtttatatatacattatcaaccctttttaaatctcatgactaAAATAACTCTtgcaaggtcacattcacaaaatctttcaagagacttgaaatttcataaattatgataactaaattaaatagttaattctcttaacaaattaaattttgtagagaattacaaaactgaatcacccttttaaatcaagacacacatatatataaatataacacaatccttcaagtaaatcaaattttgctaatggattattaaacccttggatgactacataacttaatccataccaacttaatttcttctaacaaattgaaatttagttagagaaatttaaaccataaaagaaatttatttgaatatcaacaaaactcaattcttataaaaaatttaaactttgttaaagaatataaatctagaacataacttaatccttttaacaaaattaaggtttattaaaggattgttaaagaaaattacataaaaatatactcaattctcctcaaagtcataggatatcatcatacataaaatgtaattcatctttgaaaaccttgtatataaaatctataactagcaattcaattaaacttacctctttgatcaaaagattgaatggaagaacaagagaacaattttttttttcttgaaatgccGAATCACAAGCCCAAAGGGgagaatttttctgattttttttgttcaattggAAGCTTAGAAGGGTGAAGAACTCAAATGGTTTTcaaaaggattaataggcaattaagggatgagcttaatgtgccttaataca
Protein-coding sequences here:
- the LOC130805876 gene encoding 40S ribosomal protein S16-like yields the protein MATDAPTPLKSVQCFGRKKTAVAVTYCKAGRGLIKINGTPIELIQPEILRYKVFEPILLLGRQRFNGVDMRIRVKGGGHTSQIYAIRQSIAKALVAYYQKFVDEQQKKEIKDILVRYDRTLLVADPRRCEPKKFGGRGARARFQKSYR